The nucleotide sequence tcctaGGAGAGAAACAAATGGAGGTTAGGTTAAGTCTTAACTGTTTTAGGAATTTCACAAAAGGTCATGTAAGACCATTCAAAAGCACAAGTTTTATAACGGTTTTAAGCTTTTCAGCacttaaatatgaaaataagcTTGTACACAGAAGCAGCTCAATTAAAAATCCTTCTGCTGCTATATTAGCTGGTTTATAGGGAACTATGTCTACTGCTAACAGAAGTGAAAATACGCAGGTCTGGAGGTACTGTAACAAATACCCTATTTTATACCAGTTATGTTTGGGCTAGAATGGGGAGGGGGAGGTTTGAGTATCAGGAATGGAGTGGGGCCCAGAGGCAAAAGCCAGGAGAGATTTGTAGGGCAGTTGCTTTGGTTTAGATGGAGTTCTACTCGAATGACAACTACTGAGTCTGTGCCAGCTCTAACAGTCTACAAGGCAAGAGCTGCAGCTTGGCAGCGTTGACCTGGttgctgcagcagtgatggTGTAACTGAGAGGGTACGTTATTTTGGGGTCCTAGAGTTGCAACCTTCCCTTTAAATATGAGCAGTTTTAAGTATaaattttaccttttccatGTGATAAAAATCCAGGGGGttgagggaaagcagagctttcTGTGGGCTGAATATGATAGCTGACAGCCTTGCACAGGATTAGGTAACTTGTTTACATTTTGAAGCCAATCTGCATGGGCTCTTagtgctgtggcacagcagtAGGTGTTTAAGCACCTTCCTAAATGAAGCTCAGCAATCCTTCAAGGTATAAGAGCCAAGGGATTGGGCATTACTGAAAAACTGCATCTGACATTTTTCACATCCCGTAAAATGCCAAGGATGGTACCctgttttattctgaaaaaagcCCACTGACAGAAACATCCACACTGCCAGATCAAGGCAAGTATTTACCTGCAAAGTTGTGTGATGCTTTCTATCTTCAGTAACCTTATCCATGGCTTGCATACTATGGTGAAATGCACTTGCTTTGTGGTAAGTATTCACAATTTCTATCCCCTCTTAACCATGCTATTTTTTACCAGGTGAGAAATTGAAGACAGGAACACTACTGCCCTTTCCTTTCTGTACAATGGTGGCTAACATGCTATAGGTGACTctagaaaaaaccaaaatcattAATAATGTTAGGCCAGATAACTTAATCTTACAGGATGTTTTATTGTCAGCACAAAACTATAAAAAACCATGCTTCCAGGTAGTAAGGTGGAATTAAAACTAATGGTGTGCAATGTGACCTATTGAACACTTCTACAAAAATCTTAATTCTAATTAAATGCAAGCTGAACATCTGTTGCACATTTAACACTACTGACTTCGAACTTTCCAGTAAATGCAGAACTAAAATGCAGAATTGCATACACTATTcaataaagcaaaaaccaaaatgtatcataaataagtattttataaCTTTATTAAACTCAAGACATGAcaatattcaaaatacaaagtgaattattttttattcaataCTGTACACAATGCAGAAATATCAGTGCATTTCTATAGCATGTATTTCACCTTCATTTAGTTTGtactaaaacaaataaaaagtaagCTTTAAAATAGCTCAAACATCTCATTCAGCAGTTTAAACTGTAAACACCTTGTTTACTTCTGTTAGGAGGAACACAATCTTCTGTACCCCTGTTAATGAGCACCCTTTCTCTTGTGCTTATCTGTAAGAGAATAAATGTAACCAAACTGAGCACAAGAAACTGCTAAGGTGGCACCTCAGTGAACTTCAGTGAATGGCTGAGGCACAgtgaggaaaaattaaacagcaaGAAGCAGCATCTGAAGCAGCAAGAGATGGGACTGACACTGTTCATAAATGGAATCgtgttttttcctcatgttttttaccctcctcctcctcccctaAAATACTGAACAGAAACCACAACACAAGACCAGcttgtgctgtgtttctgtatttaataCAGTCATAATTTCAGACTCTAGGTGAGCACATAGTTGTTACTGCCTACCTAATAGCAACCCTGTGGCTGCTCAGGACACATTCACACATTTCTAGGATCcagcaggaaaagagcagcagcagaggcttaGCAATAGCTGGTCCAAGTCTCTTCtaggaaaaactgcaaaattgAGCCAAGTGTGTCTAGCAAGTGAATTCACAAAACCTAACTCACTTTAAAAGTCTATTAGCATCAAATTAATTTGTAAGATAGATTAATCTTTCAAAATGCACTTCCAATACGCCTGCCAAGTCTTGAAGTGGGTATCAGATCTTGCAGTTACCTTCTTATCAGGCTGACATATCCTAGTAAAAGAAGACAGTCTGTTCTCAGTAGAATTACTGTGtaaaaaattttggaaaatatctGATACAAAAGCTGTACTGCATTACTTGGTCTGTTGTCTACTTTATAAGTGACTCTTAAGCaaagactgattttttaaaattttttttttaataatgtgacTACCAAATATGTTCATCTAGGTAGCATACAACTGGCCAACTGTGACTATCCCTCCATGTCTCTTCAGGATCTTTGTAGGTTTTCAGCTTACAtaccaagacaaaaaaaaagtcttaaggAACATATCAAATATATGCAGCATAAGAGGACTTTACCATCCACTTTCCAGTTCTCAGAGGACAAACTGCTCCTACTTCATTATCTGTGAACCATAAGAACTTTGTAACATGATAAAGTTCAGCTCCATCCCAAACAACTGAGCTGAGACTGTGCTCCCAGACACTAAGGGGAAACCACGTAGGACAGGTGTTTTCGTTTCAGGGGACCACCTATGTCCATTCTGGGTTTTGAGTCCAGTTTTACTGGGGCTGAGGTGGCTGTGCAGTCACCAGACCAGGACTGAACCTCAGTGTTAGAGctcctctcctctgcttctCTGAAGAATTTCTCATACTTGTCCAAATATGGAGGTCTCTCTGGTAGCAGATAGTAGTGCGTTGAACTGGCCTTCTTACCATTTTCAATAATTGGAAGAATGCAAGGGACCCTATTTGAAGATCCTTCACTATTTTGTCTTTGTAGAGCTTTGCTGCTGACATACTTAGGATCAGGTGCAAAGCTCTGGGTGGGGGGCATAACCCCATTGAGGTATGATGGAAGGCTTTTGGGACTGGGGGTACGGGAATTGCTGCGTGACAAAGGTTCTCGGGGGGGTACTTTGGGAGGCCTGTCTTCATCACTGTACGCACTGGAAGCGACTTCTGCTGACCACCTTCTGTAGTCTGGTTTGAGAGCCCTTGGGGGTATGGGAACCCTTGGTGGAATCTCTGGTTTATCTTCATCAGAAGTTGGAGACGACCTGTTTAAGTGTCCAGTTAGTCTTACTATGGGTTTATTGAGAGATCCAGCTGGCCCGGAATGGGACCTTCGCAGGCGTCgatgcagctgctgtggaggaggaTAAATACTGGATATGTACACATTTAGGCTTTGTGTAGGGTTGGCATCTTCTGGTTTTGGTCCTGTTGGAGTATCGAAATATGCATAGTTGATTTGTCCACAGCCCCTAAAGCTCCGACGGCTTGGAGCACTGGATTTAAAAGGGGGAAGTTCATAATCTTCTAACAAAAAGTCAGTATCTGAGCTAGTCAGGAATTCTACCTCTTTGTCAACCTCATCTGGAGTAAAGTGTTCAGATATAGGCAGAGGGGGTAATGGCCTGGAGCTGCGATCATTAGAAGATGCAGACAGAAATTGAATTGGTCCATTTTTTATTGGCATGTGAGGAGGTGTTTCTTCAGAAACACAGCCCATGGTTAATGACAGTTTACTAAAGCCAGGAACAAGATGGTCGTCGTATCTTGAAATTGACTGTTCATTTTTGGGACTTACAGGAGGTGGACTGGATTTCTGAGATGGGACTTGGATGCAACGTCCAGCAATGTGGTCATTCATGGAAGCCTGGTTGGAAGAGTGCCCTAAAAAGGTGAGAAATTCTTAGAGACACTTTTCTAAGTAACACTACAGCACATGACTTTGCCACTGTATATTTAGTTCCTTCTAATGCAACAGTAAATAATGTCTGTTTAATGTCTCCAGGTAGTGAAATGCAGGTATTACAGATCTTATCTGGTCATGTATTTATGCACTTAGTTAAGATAGCAGCAGAATATCTTATTGCTTTAGACCAGTGTTCCAGTTAAATGAGGTAGTTCAAGAGACTCCACACATAAGCAAGAGAGCTACAAAGATCCCAGCATAGGACTACAACAGAACAACTGGTTTTTATACCAAGTATTTTTTCTGTCCAAAGTGTAATGGCAACTCAGAGGCCTCCTATGTACAAGGAGAatgggagtgtgtgtgtgtttttgtttaacTCGATCGTGTTATTTCAAAGTGGTTTTGTTGGTTGGACCTGAACAGGAGCACTTTCCTGAGCTGCCAACAGGGGGCAGCGCGGCCCAGCCGGGAGCACGTCGGTGTCAGCGAGGCCCGCAGGGTTTTCCCAAGACAAATCCCTTACACTTCCCAACACGTATGTGTCAGACTTTGTACTTACCAATGGATGGCAAATGTTGCTCGGTTGATGGGTTTAAATTATATGTCACTGCTATAGGGTCCACATTAAAgaaagcactaaaaaaaaaaagaaaaaaaaaagccttcactGTAAATAAACCATAGGTCTGTACTGGCACAAGTATTCGTAACATTCATTTCATATACTTGAAGATGCAGTAGATAAATTTTAGCCTCACTCACTTTTCAAATCCACTGTGGGTACCCCAGCAGGTTTTCAGACTGCCCATGCCTTGACTGGTGTGAAGAAATCCGGTTTTTAATGGGACTCTCATCTCCTGAGCAGCAACCCCTGCAGTTGACATCGTGCAGTGTTCTCTGAGGATGTCTCACAACCCTTGATATTCAGGACTTGGCAGGTTTCCTGCAGTTTTCATTCCCTTCAAGAGAGAGGACATAAATATCAGAAATGCAAACTTGATGTTCCATCTCTCATCGGAAATTTCATTATTCAAGGAATCAATATAGCTCTGTAGGAAGGCCTTCTGTCCTAATACTTCCCAACTGGAAAACTTGACCATACTGCTTGTTTTGAGTCTGATTGCAAAGTTAAAGTACAGAACAGGCAAGTTCTCTCAAAAAGCTAAACTGCATAGAAAAAAAGcataggaaaaaaggaaaaatatgttaaGTAAAGGTATTGATATATGGCAATTGTGTATCCACAACTTCAGTTCTTGAACACAGACTACTAGTTATTTATGTACaaaaagtttttaaagttttttagAACAATCTAGCCTTCTAGTAGCTATCTTCAGTCGTATCTTTCTACTAAAGATTTTAGTTTCCAGTGTAGCCAACATGTAGTCTGCTGTTAAGTATTATCTTCCATAGCCTTTGCTCCAATAAACAGCATTATTGACTACTTGAATTAGAATTCTAAAActtattttacataaaacagTAACTATTCTTAGCAAACGTAAGTGTTAAGATACTTCAAAACAACCTCAAGTCTTGTAGCTATTTCAAACAAATTGGAAATCTAGTGATTTGAAATAATCTCAGCTGAAACTGCCCTGCTGCATTCAAATCTATTTTGAATGTGAGAAGAATGCTTTATCTGGCCCATTTACAATAGAAAAAATGTGTTGGCAATTGCTATATATTGAGTAAGTAATCATAGTCTACAGAACAAATTGACTCACAGGACTTTGTTTAGAAAATTCatcagggaggggaaggggcaaTGTAAAATTAGTCAGCATTCTGAAGGCAGGCTataaaaaagacaataaaaaagaTGTTCTCTGGGTCTCTGCTTCATCTACACAAATATCCTAAATTCAGCAAGTGCAATACggtctgtttaaaaaaagacacaaaaaaccTACCAAACCAAACCTCACCCAAAACAGTTTAATTTGTATCTCTCTTGAGAATCAATACCATGACCATATAATATTAATGTGAATTTCTCCATATCCTTCCACCAAAAGAATTCCGTCTAAAGAAAAGTCAACCAACAACTGAGGGCTGGCTACATCAGTGCTCAGCAAACATGGCAAGAAAACCCCTTCAGAGTGTGGTACTGCAAAAAATGCGGTACAGACACAGGTAGTAGCTTATGGTTATGGTAAATCTGCCCAAACCAGGCATTCTATGCAGATGTGTaaccttccttttcctttaggAGGAAAGATCCATTATACTTGTCTGCAGCATGAGGGATGGGCAGACTCCTAAGCAGGACTGTAAACCAGGTGCCTGAGGATTAGTTTGCAATCCAGCATCACTATTTGCAGTTTATAAACAACTGTTTGAGAAAAAACAACTCTGCTGTGCTCTTTCAATTTTGAATTGGGTCCAGTATTGATCATCTTAAGAAAACAGTAGCTTCTGACCATGTGTACATTTATGATATGTGAGATGTAATCCCATTCTCTTTAAGAGTGTGATGGTTTTCTTAATAATGACTGTCTATGTCAACAGAAGTGGGATTGTTTTAGTCACTGCCAGATACCAAATATATTTTAGGCAGGCATTTCAGAATAACTCTAGACAGGAGACTTTAATAGAAGTGAACAGGGGCCAAACCAGTGTTCTATGTACTGCAGCACAGCCCTACTTCATTCAGCCCTCCTGATTTTAGTAAAGACCATGTTCTTCCTCTTCAGACAACCTCCTTAAAAAGCTAGCTTAACCCTAGAAATTTTTGCATAACACAGTTAAGTTGGACACCTCCCAGTAACAGGAACTGCAGATATTTCatagcaaaatgaaataaaaacacg is from Corvus moneduloides isolate bCorMon1 chromosome 22, bCorMon1.pri, whole genome shotgun sequence and encodes:
- the ERRFI1 gene encoding ERBB receptor feedback inhibitor 1; amino-acid sequence: MSTAGVAAQEMRVPLKTGFLHTSQGMGSLKTCWGTHSGFENAFFNVDPIAVTYNLNPSTEQHLPSIGHSSNQASMNDHIAGRCIQVPSQKSSPPPVSPKNEQSISRYDDHLVPGFSKLSLTMGCVSEETPPHMPIKNGPIQFLSASSNDRSSRPLPPLPISEHFTPDEVDKEVEFLTSSDTDFLLEDYELPPFKSSAPSRRSFRGCGQINYAYFDTPTGPKPEDANPTQSLNVYISSIYPPPQQLHRRLRRSHSGPAGSLNKPIVRLTGHLNRSSPTSDEDKPEIPPRVPIPPRALKPDYRRWSAEVASSAYSDEDRPPKVPPREPLSRSNSRTPSPKSLPSYLNGVMPPTQSFAPDPKYVSSKALQRQNSEGSSNRVPCILPIIENGKKASSTHYYLLPERPPYLDKYEKFFREAEERSSNTEVQSWSGDCTATSAPVKLDSKPRMDIGGPLKRKHLSYVVSP